The sequence AAAactataccccccccccccccccccccccccccactcacaTCTCCAGGCACTGGCCCATAACATCCCCTTTCTGTCTTACTTTagctctctctgccctctgctgctttcacttttTCAGTCTCACCTGGTTCCCACATGGTAGAATGACTTTCCGATTTCAGTCTCAACAGCAGAGTCATTTAGCATCTTTTTTCACAgtccaaaaacagaaaaagcaactCACAACTACATCACAGTCTCCCACTGAATTTAGAGCTCTCCTCCTCCGCAGACTCCTCCTATAACACCCCCTATTATTTCATCCTTGGCTCCTTTTTCATTTGGTTCTCATggcattttaatcatttttcaaaatgttatcACAAGGGCATTCTCATGAAGCCAAATGCAACaaatataaatgcaaatgagAGATTAAGTTGGTTTTAGCATTGCAGTTTGGGATTTTTCCAGTATAGAATATATATCtcagtataaaaaaataataacatataTATTAGATGCAAAATATTCCCTGAGCTTTCAACACTTTCATACATctcaaaagtaaaagcagccGTCAGAGTTAATAGTAGAGATGTTTGTGAAAGAGtatcagaaaacacacacaaaccagttCACATTTGATTTTCAGTAAAGTAATTTTGTTCAGCAGAGCATGCAGAGTCTTAATGTAGTTTCATAAGTCTTAAGGTAAGGCGAGGGAAGgcaagtttatttatatagtttCATTCAAACGCAAGGCAATTCAAACTGCTttgcagagacaaaaacacataaaaaataaaacattaaaatctcatttaaaagacaataaaaaagaagcaaaggCAAAGACAAGCAACTATATTGTTAAAgataagttttaaaaaaaaaagtaaaaagaagttATGTATTTAATTTACTGGAAAGCTACTACCTGGATTAAATGAACCAACAGTATTAGCAGACCTCAGGTATTTAGGAAGCCTGTTTGACAGGTGGGAAACATAGAACCTAAAAGCTGTTTTGCCTTGTTCGGTTTGGATCCTGGTTACACTGAGTAAGCCTGTCCCCAGATGACCTGTGGGATCTGGATGCTTCATAATGTACAAGTAAATCAGAGATGTATTTAGGCCCAAGACCATTTAGTGCTTTATAGACAAGTAATAGGATTTTAAAATCTATCCTTTAGCACACATTAAGCCAGAGCCGCGTTCCACTTTCTTGGTGTTAGTGAGGACACTAGCAGctggatgagctgcagctgtctgtctggTTGATTTGACTGTGAAGGCATGATTTGCCATCGTCTAACCTGCTAAAAAGAAACGCATGAACAAGTTTTTCTGCATCTTGTTTTTGACAGAAATCTTTTAACCCTTGCTACGTTTATGTGGTAGTAGGTTGATTTGGTAATTGAATTGTGTTTATGTGCCTATTGAGTTACAGACGACAGTCCCGTACAAATTCCATCCATCAATAttacaatcaatcaatcaatcaatcaatcaatcaatcaataaagtGAGCTATTACTGCTTGTTTTGGAGGTGGATTTCAAAATAGGACTACATCTCCCATAATGCTACTGGGTCTTTGCTCCTTGCGGTTGGCCAGTACCAGTTGATGACGCTAAAACTATGCGCACGTAACCTTGTGCTTTTAGCTGCACAGTCTTATCAAATCAGCCGCGGAAACAGCGTTAAAACGTTTGTATGGTGTATTTTGACTTCAGCTTTATTCCGGAGTCAtgagtaaatacattttaccgGTTTCTGTTTTTGGGACAGTGTTTGGATGCGCTGTTTTATTGAAGTGAGTAACTCTTCATAATGTGACATAAGGCCACTGTGTCATGATGTAACTATATATCTTACGCTGTATTTATGTGCTGATACGAACATGCACGTAAAAAAGTAAGACTTGGAGCTTGGGCACAGTATGTTGAACACAGATATCTAatccacacaaaacacaacagcccTGCATCTGTGTAGCCAATAAAATTCTCTAATTCAGATCTGTCATAAAATCTAGAGTCATGGCCAAATGAATCTGTGAGAAGCAAAAATGAGCTGCCCCCCCTTGTTGATCCCCCCACCCatgctgtttctctgctgcaaTCTTATGTGCCTAAATAAGATGACACTGTACTTTGTTTTAATTCCTCCCATAGGAACCATGTGACTGGAGGCCGGTGTCCTAGTAAGGCTACCATTACTGGAAAGACTGTGGTTATAACAGGAGCCAACACGGGCATCGGGAAAGAGACTGCCCAAGAGCTGGCCAAGAGAGGTGTGCAGAAAATATGTCTCTCAGATTTTGTGCAAAAAgacacaatatatatttaaaaaaatcctaaGCAGTTATTTTTGCTCTTGCTGACACACTCCTCTTCCTATTCCCAAATTATCAGGGGGTCGGATCATTATGGGGTGTCGGGATATGGAGAAGTGCGAGGCAGCTGCAAAGGAAATACGAGGGAAGACCCTGAATCCTCACGTTTCCGCGTGCCGCCTCGACCTGGCCTCCATGAAATCCATCCGGGAGTTTGCAGACCGAATCAAGCGGGGTgaggaaacaaaacatattGTGTGCTCAGTGTGATGAATAAAGTAGACTCTATAGCAGTTTGttcaataaaatctttattgtcCTGTAGAGGAACAGAGAGTGGATGTGCTGATAAACAATGCAGGGGTTATGAGATGTCCAGCATGGAAGACAGAAGATGGCTTCGACATGCAGTTTGGAGTTAATCACTTAGGTACTTGTTCTTGGTGAATGAAAAACAGGCAATTTCTGAACTCTCtgtaagaaaataaatctgaactGTCTTTACGTTCTAGTAAACTCTCCCCTTCTCCATCACTACCTGATTTCGATagcttctctcttcctccaggcCACTTCTTGCTGACAAATCTTCTGCTGGATAAGTTGAAAGAGTCCGCCCCCAGCAGAGTGATCAACCTGGCCTCGCTCGCCCACATCGTTGGAAAGATTGACTTCGAAGACTTGAactgggagaagaagaagtttgATACCAAGCAGGCGTACTGTCAGAGCAAGCTTGCCAATGTTCTGTTCACCAGAGAGCTTGCCAAGCGATTACAAGGCGAGTCTACTGGCTGCTGCATATGTGGGCATGTGTGGGAGGGAGTACGGCCTATGTTCTTGTTTGTAATTGGCCATtggatatatatttttaaacaatgctgtgtgtgtgtgtgtgcgtgtttttaaCAGGCACAGGAGTCACAGTGAATGCTGTACACCCAGGCGTTGTTGCCACGGAGCTCGGGAGGCACACGGGCCTGCACCAATCACAGTTCTCGAGCTCTGTACTCAGTGAGTATCCTGCTTCCGTATTGGATTCTGAATTTAGAGAAGTCAATAAATCCAGTCAGGTTCTGCTTACCTAATGCAAATGCAACAGTCAGCTTTGGCTGTACAGACTCTGATATTTGGCATTGGTCTCTGCAAAATGTCTATTTTTATCATTGTGTTCTGTATAAATAAGAAGAAATTCTAAAATAACTGATCACTCCTCATAGTTCCTGTCCACAAAATTTCAACTTTATAACTATGACTGAAAAATGCCCTTACCTTTGTGACTGTACTGTTTGATTTTAGGTCACCTTCTTGATTTTGTGCGGTGGTagaggaagtattcagatcctttataTAAGTGAAAGTagccaaaaaaaacataaaaatactccCATACAAGTCAGAGCCCTGTACTGAAAATGGTACATAAGTGTTATTTTAACTATTTCAGAAACTGTTGGATGTTTTCATTCAAGTCAATGTATTGCTTATAAGCtcataaaagtttttttttttaatgtaaaatcatAATGTGTAAAGTTACAGCTAAttaaagctgtgaaataaatgttgtGGAGTAAAAATTGTAATATTTCCCCTACTTTGGATTTTCCATTCCACGACAGGAGCGTGTGATACCTCAActcaatttaaaacaaaaatcaccaaaatcagCATTACAAGAGTTTCCCTTCACTGCGTGTTCTACATCACCCCCAACCACCCCTTAGAGATATTATATTACAGTTCAAATAAAACCTCTGAAATCTGAACTCACCAGTTCGCCAGTGCCCCCAATGCTGATGCTGCTACGGCTTCTCCTTACTCATTCTGGGAATTGGTggatggatttttctttttttttttctgccctgcAGTGagcatttttttaattacaggaTACACTCTAGGGTAATAAACATCCTCCACTGTAGGGAGAAAAGTGTTTGGTACTGAGATCATTTACAGTCAGTGAAGAAGATAGTAAAACTCCACAGTACAACGTGTTCCAGATTTAGATGTGAACACACATTATTGATGCAACTTCATGGAAGTGTTTCATTTTATCACTACAGACAACACTGTCACACCCTTCTGTGGCCTCTAATCTCCTCCCACACAGGTCCCCTTTTCTCCTTGCTGGTGAAGAACCCAGAACTTGGGGCCCAGCCCAGCATCTACCTGGCCGTGTCCGAGGAGATGGAGGGTGTGACGGGACGCTACTATGATGTGATGACAGAAAAGGAACCGGCGCCCCAGGCCCTGGACGAGGAAATAGCTCGCAAGCTGTGGGAGGTCAGCAGCAGGCTGGTGGGTCtggaggaggaaggacagaCCGTCAAGTCAAACCCTCCAGCGGAAGGCCAGAGCAAAGCTGCGCAGACAGACCCAGCTCAAAAACATGGACAGAGCCCAGGAccagctgtcagtgctgtgggGCTATAGGTCTGCTCTGGCCTCTGGCCCAGCAGGGGATAATGGACCTCTAAGATTTGAGCTGTGCCAGGCTTATTAACAACAATTAACTGTCTGAGTCTGTGATTATGGTTGTTTGTATAATGGCAGTCTTTTGTACATGCCTTTATGTTCCTGCATCAGgatattttctttaaaacaggTGTAACAAACCTTTGACAATGGACttgactctttctttaaaaaaagtgaagccACATATGTTTTGAAAGACGAAGCACTTTCATTGTCTTACACATGAAAGGCTGATAAACAAACACTCTGTTCAGTCCACTCAGGGATTTTGCTGATACAGCCTTAcatggtctggtatgaccagtagctTATGGTGACTAACTTAACATTTACAAACTTTAAATAGACATTGGAGGTTTCTAATTCAGCTTTTCCTAATTTATTTGTGTGCCAACAATTAATGTACTTTTGGTGTTTAAGTGTTCCTCGGAAAATCgcatcacacacaagcacagacagtATTTAGCCTGTTTTTTCTCACACATAGACAGCAGGAAGACGCATGAATCCAGACTCAGTAAATTTGAAGTTCACATGTATTTATAGAAGGAGgcttttttctgcagctttgcTGTAGGTTCACATTCAGACTGCTCCAGATGGTTTTATCTTTGTGGATTCAAGCAGAAAATGCTGATGCTTAGCGCCATCTGGCTGCCAAGCTTTAAAATACAAGTGCCTTAGAGCACCTTTTAATGAAAccactgaagttttttttttttgcatattctttttatttttgtacagattatATGTACATTAGTGCTGACCATTTTTCCTGGTGTGCAGTTgtcttttagattttttaaaatgtgtttttccagcAGTGGAAGCCATTGACTTAGCTTATTCAAACTAAAGCGCTAAAGTGCAAAATATTGgcattaaaattaaatctgtgttttaaagtgcATCCACTGCCATTTACCTCTACGTGcgcctttgtttttcttgtttactCATACCtcttgaaaaacaaatcaagttACAAAAGCACTTATCTTACATTTCTCATCCTCTCAGGCATGTATCTGCCTTCATGCAGCCTAAGTGCAGAGGAAAATATCCATCCCAAAAGTCTTTAAGGGATCCATTGCATAGGGCATTTTCCAACAGTAAATCCCAAAGTACAGATCAATATGGGCCAGTCTCTGCTCCAGTGCACACTGATCAGTCTCAAACCTGAAATGATATACCCTGGATCGTTTATTTTGGTGTTAGTTTACCGGGGAGGACCTTTGCTGGTGCCATCTTAGAAGATGATGGGTATTGGAGATGAGCTACAGAATCTGgattttcctttgctctctggaCTGACTAGACCTTTACAGTCCCTTGAGCACGTTGCTATCTGATTTGGTTTCTTTCTCTGGCATTCAAATCAATCCTGACCTCTAAAGTTTAGGACTCGCgatattttctgtatttcaaccctgttttatttgtatattcaTCCTTATCATAACATATTCTATATAAAACAAACGATAACACGTCTGGACAGCGAGATATTTGTGCTCTTGAACACGCACAACGGACTTCACTGCCCATAATGCATCACTGCAGGACGTCGAAAAAGTAAGCGTCCAAGGTACAAATAGTTCCTGCAGGGAAAAATAGAAACCCTTCATGGGTGAGGGGATAAATGTGAAGCAACCTCGTCAGATTTAGACAGCTGCTTCGTGTGCGTGTTTCATCAAAGAGCGGAAGAAGACGGCTACAAAAACTCGCTTGTTTCCTTCAGCAGGTAACACGACAGCAGCTGGATGTCAACTGAACTTCAGAGCACGGTCCTGACAGTTAAAAGCCTATGATATCGACTTCACCGTGTGCAGTAGAAAGCGCTAGACTATGAATCAAAATGCCTTTCAGTGAGTTTGAGTGAGGGTCTTTGGTAATGCAAGTTCTCCTCTGTTTGGCGTCATGATTTTTGCGACTCTGCATCTCGCCACAAACTTAAAGGTGCTTAAGTAGAAGTGCCATCATGAACCCATGTGTCAGCCTTAACAACTCATCTACACAATTACTGGTGGCTGACATATACTGCCAAATGGTATTCAGTTTTACATAGCTTTCACACTTTCTGCCACTGTTAACTGCTGTGATTTTAATCAGTAATGCTGCAGGATTACAAAAATTATGTCCTCATGTGCtcacaaatatttc comes from Toxotes jaculatrix isolate fToxJac2 chromosome 21, fToxJac2.pri, whole genome shotgun sequence and encodes:
- the LOC121201508 gene encoding retinol dehydrogenase 13-like gives rise to the protein MSKYILPVSVFGTVFGCAVLLKNHVTGGRCPSKATITGKTVVITGANTGIGKETAQELAKRGGRIIMGCRDMEKCEAAAKEIRGKTLNPHVSACRLDLASMKSIREFADRIKREEQRVDVLINNAGVMRCPAWKTEDGFDMQFGVNHLGHFLLTNLLLDKLKESAPSRVINLASLAHIVGKIDFEDLNWEKKKFDTKQAYCQSKLANVLFTRELAKRLQGTGVTVNAVHPGVVATELGRHTGLHQSQFSSSVLSPLFSLLVKNPELGAQPSIYLAVSEEMEGVTGRYYDVMTEKEPAPQALDEEIARKLWEVSSRLVGLEEEGQTVKSNPPAEGQSKAAQTDPAQKHGQSPGPAVSAVGL